TTATCTTTGAAATCATAAGATATTAAATACAATAAATATGACTTTATAAATTCAAATTGCCAAACATGTATAATTTTAATTTCTTTATATACATTTAATAAATACTCCGTATATAACTTTATGAATTCAAAAACCCTAATTGCATCAAATTTATTTGTAATAAATTGAAGATTTTTACTTAAGATTTTCCATGAATTCCAGTATTTCTCCATAATAAATGTAATTAAAGGAAAATACATATAATCTTCTCTTAAAATAACTTCTGTAATAAAATTATCGTTTAATTTATATATTTGTCCCTTTTCATACTTATTTTTTTCCCTATCTATATAATTTAATATATTATAATATATATAAAGTTCTGGAAAAGCATATACATCTACAACTATTGAAAGCGCTATAATTACTATTTCTACCAAAACAAAAGATATTACAAAAAAATTTAATTTAGAAAATTCCATTGAAAGAAATACAATTAATAATAAAGATAACCATACATATATTCCTAAATCTAATAATATCTTGATTTTTAATTTACTAGAATATTCTTTTTTATACTCAAAAAAAGACATAAAAAGAGCTATTAAAGTAAACGATCCTACAACAAAGCTGACAATAAATCCTTTAAAAATCTCCCAATTAAAATTCTTTATTATATTCAATTCTAAAATATACAAGCTAAAAAAGGCTATAATAATTGCTATAATTGCTCTAAATACTATATTATTAACAATTTCTACAAATAATATTTCTCTCCCCAATTTTTTAAAATCTTTGGTTAAATATGAGTTCAAATATTCATATTTATCTCGTATAAAAGAAAATTCAACTATAATTACAGGGAGTATCCACATTAAAATTATTTCCAGAAAAATACTGTGTTCTATAATTTCTTGCATTCTAACACCTTCTAAAAATTTATAATTCTACTTATTCATACATTCCATGACACTTTTTATATTTCTTTCTACTTTCACAAGAGCAATGACCATTTCTATTAATTTTTTACTCACTCTTAATTCCCCTATTATTTCAAAATTTCCATCCTATAAATTCCACCACCAAATTCAATGAAAATTTTACTTAAATTCAAAATTTAATTTTTTAGTTGCAGGGAATTAATTAATCAATGATATATTAAAATAAAGAAATTATTCACAAATATTGGTTGGAAAATTACATGAGGATTTTGTGGAATGAGATAAAGTATGCAGAGGTTTAGGAGATTATAATGAGTTGGTGAATTAGGAGAGGAACTTTAAAGAAAAAACTACAACTTCTGATTATGAAAATTTTAATAACTAAAGAATATTTTCACAAATTTAATTTCAAATAACCCCACAGCTTCCGCTGTGGGAGCGATTT
This is a stretch of genomic DNA from Marinitoga piezophila KA3. It encodes these proteins:
- a CDS encoding SEC-C metal-binding domain-containing protein, with product MNRNGHCSCESRKKYKKCHGMYE